The Candidatus Campbellbacteria bacterium genomic sequence TTGCAAATGTCCTGCTCCGTTCTTCTAAATCAAATATTTTCCTTTCTTGTTGATCTTCATTTGTCATTTTTTGAGCTTTGTGCTTTTGATTTTGAGCTTTGACTAGCATATTTTACTGTGCTAGTATCAAGTTTCGATAAAGTTATATATATGACCAAAGAATGCGTTATAACAGGAGCAACAACACTCACCGCTGGTCGCTACAGTAATAGAACGCGCGCGACGCAGTTTAACCCTGGCGTAAAACGAGGTAAGAAGCGCCGAAAGGCCAACTTACAGAAGCGCAAGCTTTTTATTCCTGAACTCGGAAAAAGCGTTCATGTTGTTGTCTCAAACCGCGGCATGAAAACAATTCGTAAGAATGGCGCATATTCAGCCCTCAAGAAAGTCGGCGCTCTCAAATAGATTCAATACTAAAAACCCTCGGCACAATGCCGAGGGTTTTTAGTTACTACATATCCCCACCCTCCAGCAGAGCACGCTATTTTCTACTTCTTTAGTGTTTGATTTTTCTCCTCCCACATTCCAGATACCACATACTATGCAGCTATCTTCCTTTCATCAATTCAGCCAAAAGTTGTTTCAGGAGT encodes the following:
- a CDS encoding 50S ribosomal protein L28, with translation MTKECVITGATTLTAGRYSNRTRATQFNPGVKRGKKRRKANLQKRKLFIPELGKSVHVVVSNRGMKTIRKNGAYSALKKVGALK